The proteins below come from a single bacterium genomic window:
- a CDS encoding NADH-quinone oxidoreductase subunit N — protein MTFQMSDISLITPEIVLTLTALLVLLVEAFRPGAGRSDTTWLSIIGVLVAAAFALGQFGEKKLGFSGMLSIDSYSAFFKLIFCSIGLLCFLISDGFMKSEEYEHGEFHALMLMSMTGMMLMASSNHLLMMFLGLETMSIAIYALAGYMRTKEGMESSFKYFLLGGASSAFLLYGIALLYASTGTTQIDLLFNHFAAQGGMTHSPMALAGIALIAGGFAFKVAAFPFHVWTPDVYQGAPTPVTAFMATGVKAAAFAAFFRIFLVAFPASVESWSGALWIIAVLTMTMGNLAALVQKDIKRMLAYSSIAHAGYLLVAMVTATADAGTGLLFYLFSYAFMNIGAFACVIMLGRKGDQRTTLDDYAGIGFKKPLLAAALTVFMFSMAGIPPTAGFIGKFLIFKAAIKQGYIWLAVLGVLNSAASVYYYLRVLVYMYFKEPGEKADEPLRAGGLIALATTIAVVVILLLGMVPGAMVELAQAAASKF, from the coding sequence ATGACCTTTCAGATGTCGGATATTTCACTGATAACGCCGGAAATCGTCCTCACTCTGACGGCGCTTCTGGTGCTCCTCGTCGAAGCCTTCCGCCCCGGCGCGGGCAGAAGCGACACGACCTGGCTCTCGATCATCGGCGTTCTTGTCGCCGCCGCCTTCGCCCTCGGCCAGTTCGGGGAGAAGAAGCTCGGCTTTTCCGGGATGCTTTCAATCGACAGCTACTCGGCCTTCTTCAAGCTGATCTTCTGCTCCATCGGTCTCCTCTGTTTCCTTATCTCCGACGGGTTCATGAAGAGCGAGGAATACGAGCACGGCGAGTTTCACGCCCTGATGCTCATGTCCATGACGGGCATGATGCTGATGGCAAGCTCCAACCACCTCCTCATGATGTTCCTCGGCCTGGAGACGATGTCGATAGCCATCTACGCCCTGGCCGGTTACATGAGAACCAAAGAGGGCATGGAGTCGAGCTTCAAGTACTTTCTCCTCGGCGGCGCTTCCTCGGCCTTTCTCCTTTACGGGATCGCGCTTCTCTACGCCTCCACCGGCACCACGCAGATAGACCTTCTCTTCAACCATTTCGCCGCGCAGGGCGGGATGACCCATTCCCCGATGGCGCTGGCGGGAATAGCCCTCATCGCCGGAGGTTTCGCCTTCAAGGTGGCGGCCTTCCCCTTCCACGTCTGGACACCCGACGTCTATCAGGGAGCGCCCACCCCCGTGACCGCCTTCATGGCCACCGGCGTCAAGGCTGCGGCCTTCGCGGCTTTCTTCCGCATTTTCCTCGTCGCCTTCCCTGCCTCCGTCGAAAGCTGGAGCGGGGCGCTCTGGATTATCGCGGTTCTCACCATGACGATGGGCAACCTCGCCGCGCTGGTGCAAAAAGACATAAAGCGCATGCTCGCCTACTCCTCCATCGCGCACGCCGGGTATCTGCTGGTCGCGATGGTCACGGCCACCGCCGACGCAGGAACGGGGCTTCTCTTCTACCTCTTCTCCTACGCCTTCATGAACATCGGCGCTTTTGCCTGCGTAATCATGCTCGGCAGGAAGGGCGACCAGAGGACCACGCTCGACGACTACGCCGGAATCGGCTTTAAAAAGCCCCTTTTAGCCGCCGCCCTCACCGTCTTCATGTTCTCGATGGCGGGAATACCCCCGACGGCGGGTTTCATCGGCAAGTTCCTGATCTTCAAGGCGGCCATCAAGCAGGGCTACATCTGGCTGGCCGTCCTCGGCGTGCTTAACTCCGCCGCCAGCGTCTACTACTACCTTCGGGTGCTCGTGTACATGTACTTCAAGGAGCCCGGCGAAAAGGCGGACGAGCCCCTTCGCGCCGGAGGTCTCATCGCCCTTGCCACAACCATAGCCGTCGTGGTTATCCTCCTCCTCGGCATGGTTCCGGGCGCGATGGTGGAGTTGGCGCAGGCGGCGGCTTCAAAGTTCTAG
- a CDS encoding NADH-quinone oxidoreductase subunit M, which translates to MILTILAFLPLIGAIAILLMKEESTGAIRGFALFTACVNFVISLPLLFGFDSAKAGMQYVEKVDWIPSLGISYHLGIDGISLWLVMLTTFLSVICILSSGSVEKKLKQYMFFFLLLETGMIGALASLDLFLFYIFWEAMLIPMYFLIGVWGGKERIYAAVKFFIFTMVGSLLMLVAIIALYYLNIKAGNPATFNILELYKLPIAPSVQMVMFMAFALAFAIKVPMWPVHTWLPDAHTQAPTAGSVILAGVLLKMGCYGFLRFAMPLFPNAVVAATPFMMTLAVVGIIYGALVAMVQKDVKKLVAYSSVSHLGYVMLGIFALNAQGVVGGLYQSLNHGISTGALFLLVGVIYERRHTRMIEDFGGLARQMPYYATIFLIITMSSIGLPGLNGFVGEFLIMMGAYLSSPIAAIFAASGVILAAGYMLWMYRRVFFGPLENEANKNLTDLTGLEWGYLMPMVILAFWMGIYPATFTSKMEPTITAWLSHIETKKIACMELEPVKNPVASLFSGAETLRK; encoded by the coding sequence ATGATCCTGACGATACTCGCCTTTTTGCCGCTGATAGGCGCAATAGCCATCCTCCTGATGAAGGAGGAATCTACCGGCGCGATACGGGGGTTCGCCCTCTTCACGGCCTGCGTCAATTTTGTAATCAGCCTTCCGCTGCTCTTCGGTTTCGACAGCGCGAAGGCCGGGATGCAGTACGTGGAGAAAGTCGACTGGATACCCTCGCTGGGCATCTCGTATCACCTCGGCATAGACGGCATAAGCCTCTGGCTGGTGATGCTGACCACCTTCCTCTCGGTCATCTGCATCCTCTCTTCCGGGTCGGTGGAAAAGAAGCTGAAACAGTACATGTTCTTCTTCCTTCTCCTCGAAACCGGGATGATCGGAGCGCTTGCGAGCCTCGACCTCTTCCTCTTCTACATCTTCTGGGAGGCGATGCTCATCCCGATGTACTTTCTCATTGGCGTCTGGGGGGGCAAGGAGCGCATTTACGCCGCCGTGAAGTTCTTCATCTTCACGATGGTCGGCTCGCTGCTGATGCTGGTCGCGATAATCGCCCTCTACTACCTCAATATAAAGGCGGGCAACCCGGCCACCTTCAACATTCTGGAACTCTACAAGCTGCCGATAGCCCCGAGCGTCCAGATGGTGATGTTCATGGCCTTCGCGCTCGCCTTTGCCATAAAGGTGCCGATGTGGCCTGTCCACACCTGGCTGCCCGACGCCCACACGCAGGCCCCGACGGCGGGCTCCGTCATTCTGGCGGGCGTCCTTCTGAAGATGGGGTGCTACGGCTTCCTTCGCTTCGCCATGCCGCTCTTTCCCAACGCGGTCGTCGCCGCCACCCCCTTCATGATGACGCTGGCCGTTGTCGGCATAATCTACGGCGCCCTCGTCGCGATGGTGCAAAAAGACGTAAAGAAGCTGGTCGCCTACTCCTCCGTCTCCCACCTCGGGTACGTCATGCTCGGCATCTTCGCCCTGAACGCGCAAGGAGTGGTCGGCGGCCTCTACCAGTCGCTGAACCACGGCATCTCCACCGGCGCGCTCTTCCTTCTGGTCGGCGTAATCTACGAGCGCAGGCACACCCGCATGATAGAGGATTTCGGCGGGCTGGCCCGCCAGATGCCCTACTACGCGACGATCTTCCTCATAATCACCATGAGCTCGATCGGCCTTCCCGGGCTAAACGGCTTCGTGGGCGAGTTCCTCATAATGATGGGAGCTTACCTCTCATCGCCGATAGCAGCCATCTTCGCCGCCTCGGGCGTCATACTGGCGGCGGGCTACATGCTGTGGATGTACCGCAGGGTGTTTTTCGGACCGCTTGAAAACGAGGCCAACAAGAACCTTACGGACCTTACCGGTCTTGAGTGGGGCTATCTCATGCCGATGGTGATTCTGGCCTTCTGGATGGGAATCTACCCCGCGACCTTCACCTCGAAGATGGAGCCCACGATTACCGCGTGGCTTTCACATATCGAGACGAAGAAGATAGCCTGCATGGAACTTGAGCCCGTCAAAAACCCCGTCGCTTCTCTCTTTAGCGGCGCCGAAACGCTCCGCAAGTAA
- a CDS encoding NADH-quinone oxidoreductase subunit L, which translates to MLEYIWLIPFFPMLGAFINGVFGKKWGHGAVNAVACGSIFLSFLVSVGAFIGLMGLDPSHRFHEQVLFTWIQAGSTKIDLGYLIDPLSSVMTLIVTGVGFLIHVYSTGYMHHDKGYTRFFTYLNLFCFAMLTLVLGNSFLVLFVGWEGVGLCSYLLIGFWFDDMAKATAGMKAFVVNRIGDFGFLIAMFMIFQNFGTLNFREVMNSAPNVLLYGGATVTAICLLLFVGATGKSAQIPLYVWLPDAMAGPTPVSALIHAATMVTAGVYMIGRCNIMFSMAPAAMATVATVGALTALFAGSIALVQNDIKKVLAYSTVSQLGYMFLAMGVGAYVAGIFHLMTHAFFKACLFLGSGSVIHGMHDQQDMRHMGNLRKYMPHTYKTFLIATIAIAGIPPLAGFFSKDEILWMAFSRGFKLQWLLGFIAAGVTAFYMFRLVFMTFFGKEKFDHHHVHPHESPASMYVPLYVLAGLSIVGGWVGIPEALGGSNMFHHWLAPVLDSSAAHVAVREAANMVGSGGLGVASAFAGGHEAAAEAGHAAAAGGGHDFTEYLLMFMSVGYALAGILVAVYLYIKRPEIPAKIAASAKGVYTLLYNKYFVDEIYGAVFVGGCVGLANHFWKFWDVVVIDGLVNGVAGAVRTVGSILAKLQNGQVQAYALTIAAGAVALVLLVAAF; encoded by the coding sequence ATGCTTGAGTATATCTGGCTCATTCCATTTTTTCCCATGCTTGGGGCGTTCATAAACGGCGTCTTCGGCAAGAAGTGGGGTCACGGCGCGGTCAACGCGGTCGCCTGCGGCTCCATCTTCCTTTCCTTCCTCGTCTCGGTGGGGGCCTTCATAGGGCTTATGGGGCTCGACCCGTCCCACAGGTTCCACGAACAGGTTCTCTTCACCTGGATACAGGCGGGCTCCACGAAGATCGACCTCGGGTATCTTATCGATCCCTTAAGCTCGGTAATGACCCTGATCGTCACCGGCGTCGGCTTTCTGATCCACGTCTACTCCACCGGCTACATGCACCACGACAAGGGGTACACCCGCTTCTTCACCTACCTCAACCTCTTTTGCTTCGCGATGCTCACGCTGGTGCTGGGCAACTCCTTTCTGGTCCTCTTCGTGGGTTGGGAAGGCGTCGGCCTCTGCTCCTACCTCCTCATCGGCTTCTGGTTCGACGATATGGCCAAGGCCACTGCGGGCATGAAGGCCTTCGTGGTCAACCGCATAGGCGACTTCGGCTTTCTCATCGCGATGTTCATGATCTTCCAGAACTTCGGCACCCTTAACTTCCGCGAGGTGATGAACAGCGCACCCAACGTCCTTCTCTACGGCGGAGCGACGGTCACGGCGATCTGCCTTCTCCTCTTCGTCGGCGCGACCGGCAAGTCCGCGCAGATTCCCCTCTACGTATGGCTTCCCGACGCGATGGCGGGCCCCACCCCGGTCTCCGCCCTCATCCACGCCGCCACGATGGTCACCGCGGGCGTCTACATGATAGGCCGCTGCAACATCATGTTCTCTATGGCACCGGCGGCGATGGCCACCGTAGCCACCGTCGGCGCGCTCACCGCCCTCTTCGCGGGGTCGATAGCGCTGGTGCAAAACGACATAAAGAAGGTCCTCGCCTACTCGACGGTAAGCCAGCTCGGCTACATGTTTCTCGCAATGGGCGTCGGGGCTTACGTCGCGGGCATCTTCCACCTGATGACCCACGCCTTCTTCAAGGCCTGCCTTTTCCTCGGCTCCGGCTCCGTAATCCACGGGATGCACGACCAGCAGGACATGAGGCACATGGGCAACCTTCGGAAGTACATGCCTCACACCTACAAGACCTTCCTCATCGCGACGATAGCGATTGCGGGCATACCTCCGCTGGCGGGCTTCTTCTCCAAGGACGAGATTCTCTGGATGGCCTTCTCCCGCGGCTTCAAGCTCCAGTGGCTGCTCGGCTTCATCGCGGCGGGCGTAACGGCCTTCTACATGTTCCGCCTGGTCTTCATGACCTTCTTCGGCAAGGAGAAGTTCGACCACCACCACGTCCATCCGCACGAGTCTCCCGCCTCGATGTACGTTCCCCTCTACGTGCTTGCCGGGCTCTCGATAGTCGGCGGCTGGGTGGGGATTCCCGAGGCCCTCGGCGGCTCCAACATGTTTCACCACTGGCTGGCCCCGGTGCTCGATTCCAGCGCAGCCCACGTCGCGGTTAGGGAAGCGGCCAACATGGTCGGCAGCGGCGGGCTCGGAGTGGCCTCGGCCTTCGCGGGTGGCCACGAAGCGGCCGCGGAAGCCGGACACGCGGCAGCGGCGGGCGGCGGCCACGACTTCACCGAGTACCTTCTGATGTTCATGTCCGTCGGCTACGCCCTCGCCGGAATACTCGTCGCCGTCTACCTCTACATAAAGCGCCCCGAGATACCCGCGAAGATCGCGGCCTCCGCCAAGGGCGTCTACACCCTCCTCTACAACAAGTATTTCGTGGACGAGATATACGGAGCGGTCTTCGTAGGCGGCTGCGTCGGGCTCGCCAACCACTTCTGGAAGTTCTGGGACGTGGTGGTCATCGACGGCCTCGTAAACGGCGTCGCCGGCGCGGTGCGCACGGTGGGATCGATCTTAGCCAAACTACAAAACGGCCAGGTACAGGCCTATGCCCTGACGATAGCCGCCGGCGCGGTGGCCCTCGTCCTGCTGGTGGCCGCGTTCTAG
- the nuoK gene encoding NADH-quinone oxidoreductase subunit NuoK, translating into MIPFEHSMLLSALLFGIGAIGLFVRRNILVLLMCVELMLNAVNLAFVAASDHLDSAEGLIYVFFVITVAAAEAAVGLAIVVNLYRYRKTVYAEDINLLKG; encoded by the coding sequence ATGATACCTTTTGAACACTCGATGCTGCTCTCCGCCCTGCTCTTCGGTATAGGCGCTATCGGCCTCTTCGTCAGGAGAAACATTCTGGTTCTTCTGATGTGCGTCGAACTGATGCTGAACGCCGTGAACCTCGCCTTCGTCGCAGCTTCCGACCACCTCGATTCCGCGGAGGGGCTGATCTACGTCTTCTTCGTGATAACGGTGGCCGCAGCCGAGGCGGCGGTGGGGCTTGCAATAGTCGTGAACCTGTACCGGTACCGCAAGACGGTCTACGCCGAGGACATCAACCTTTTAAAGGGTTGA
- a CDS encoding NADH-quinone oxidoreductase subunit J, with translation MIVLFYIFAALAVIAAVGVLISKQPLHSALCMLGTMICLAVIFLLNHADFIAAVQIAVYAGAVMMLVIFVIFLIDMGQESDRKRANAFLGIGILTGLMVFGVLTAFVKAPFTGRGDMSEAALLKQGSVEFLADKLFGPYLLPFEVASILLLVGLVGAVALAKKKL, from the coding sequence ATGATAGTGCTTTTCTATATTTTCGCCGCCCTTGCGGTGATCGCGGCGGTAGGGGTCCTTATCTCGAAGCAGCCCCTGCACTCCGCCCTCTGCATGCTGGGAACGATGATCTGCCTCGCGGTCATCTTCCTCCTGAACCACGCCGACTTCATTGCCGCCGTTCAGATAGCGGTCTACGCCGGGGCGGTGATGATGCTGGTCATCTTCGTCATCTTCCTCATAGACATGGGGCAGGAGTCGGACAGAAAGCGCGCCAACGCCTTCCTCGGCATAGGGATACTTACCGGCCTCATGGTCTTCGGCGTGCTGACGGCTTTCGTCAAGGCGCCCTTCACCGGCAGGGGCGACATGAGCGAAGCGGCGCTGCTAAAGCAGGGGAGCGTCGAATTTCTTGCCGACAAGCTCTTCGGGCCGTACCTCCTTCCCTTCGAGGTCGCCTCGATCCTGCTGCTCGTAGGCCTCGTGGGCGCGGTCGCCCTGGCCAAGAAGAAACTCTAA
- the nuoI gene encoding NADH-quinone oxidoreductase subunit NuoI, with product MKAIFDTLIPLIKGMMKTFGYIFTKPITYQYPEQKREVSDRWRGLHRLKTENGKIKCVACGLCEVVCPANVISVDRKMTDDGRSFPSRFDVEVTRCIFCGYCQEACPKDAIELTRNYEFCDYRRQDFHMTRDQLVATESKR from the coding sequence ATGAAGGCCATATTCGATACCCTCATCCCGCTCATAAAGGGGATGATGAAGACCTTCGGGTACATCTTCACAAAGCCCATAACCTACCAGTACCCGGAGCAGAAAAGGGAAGTTAGCGACAGATGGCGCGGACTTCACCGGCTCAAGACCGAAAACGGCAAGATAAAGTGCGTCGCCTGCGGCCTTTGCGAGGTGGTTTGCCCCGCCAACGTCATCTCGGTGGACAGGAAAATGACCGACGACGGGCGCTCCTTCCCGTCGCGCTTCGACGTAGAGGTCACCCGGTGCATCTTCTGCGGCTACTGCCAGGAAGCCTGCCCCAAGGACGCGATCGAACTTACCCGCAACTACGAGTTCTGCGATTACAGGCGTCAGGATTTTCACATGACGCGCGACCAGCTTGTCGCTACGGAGAGTAAGCGATGA
- the nuoH gene encoding NADH-quinone oxidoreductase subunit NuoH yields MEYVIVSLIKVVVVFAVLLGCVAYTTLLERKVLGWIQVRHGPNRVGPWGLLQPVCDGLKFFFKEDLVPANVDKPVFILAPVISLIPAILIVGAIPFGDTVTVFGREIRLAIADINIGIIYIIGLAGISAYGPMLGGWSSRNRYGLLGAMRSAAQGISYELAMGLTLVSVIMITGTMSLTKIVAYQREWWLIFKQPVAFVLLIICGLAEINRTPFDMSEAEAELACGFNIEYSSMKFALFFMAEYAHMISLAAITTCLFLGGWNLPFGIELPFVPKILIFMGKVFALVFFFIWERGTFPRLRYDQIMHLGWKWMMPIAIINLLLTAAVSLFTA; encoded by the coding sequence GTGGAATATGTGATCGTAAGCCTTATAAAAGTCGTCGTGGTCTTCGCGGTGCTGCTCGGCTGCGTCGCTTACACCACGCTTCTTGAAAGAAAGGTGCTCGGCTGGATTCAGGTCCGCCACGGGCCAAACCGCGTCGGCCCCTGGGGTCTTTTGCAGCCGGTCTGCGACGGCCTGAAGTTCTTCTTCAAGGAGGACCTCGTCCCGGCAAACGTGGACAAGCCGGTCTTCATCCTCGCCCCGGTTATCTCGCTCATTCCGGCTATTTTAATCGTCGGCGCGATACCCTTCGGCGACACCGTCACCGTTTTCGGCCGCGAGATACGGCTGGCGATAGCGGACATAAACATCGGAATAATCTACATAATAGGACTCGCCGGAATCAGCGCCTACGGGCCGATGCTGGGCGGCTGGTCCTCCCGCAACCGCTACGGCCTTCTGGGTGCGATGAGAAGCGCGGCGCAGGGCATCAGCTACGAACTGGCGATGGGTCTAACCCTCGTAAGCGTGATAATGATCACGGGCACGATGTCGCTGACCAAGATCGTCGCTTACCAGCGCGAGTGGTGGCTCATCTTCAAGCAGCCGGTGGCCTTCGTTCTCCTCATCATCTGCGGCCTCGCCGAGATAAACCGCACCCCCTTCGACATGTCGGAGGCGGAGGCGGAGCTGGCCTGCGGCTTCAACATCGAGTACTCCTCGATGAAGTTCGCCCTCTTCTTCATGGCGGAATACGCGCACATGATTTCCCTGGCGGCGATAACCACCTGCCTCTTCCTGGGCGGCTGGAACCTCCCCTTCGGCATAGAGCTTCCCTTCGTGCCCAAGATACTGATCTTCATGGGCAAGGTCTTCGCTCTGGTCTTCTTCTTCATCTGGGAGCGCGGCACCTTCCCGCGCCTCCGCTACGACCAGATAATGCACCTCGGGTGGAAGTGGATGATGCCCATCGCGATCATAAACCTTCTCCTGACTGCGGCTGTCAGCCTCTTTACAGCGTAA